Proteins from a genomic interval of Lycium ferocissimum isolate CSIRO_LF1 unplaced genomic scaffold, AGI_CSIRO_Lferr_CH_V1 ctg60, whole genome shotgun sequence:
- the LOC132045102 gene encoding uncharacterized protein LOC132045102 isoform X1, translated as MKLYSDCSHHTNSKRHRLDFSLLPCKKPRPNVLNTAYLQIKPLGIPLIQKTTGSSIDTIHLQPYKPYSIGRNYSRCDFIFEDNRVSNIHCQILFDPLNKKLYLCDGLFFRSRKFRVSLNGVFVNGVRIAKGEVVDICVGDEVSFGCGSQGTCCMGLRIGFCLQKAVFVQEVVDRNIDGKNNVLPEDCAPARYASYALVAKANVLLNMCREILSSNYPVSCIHKCVILDYGKGVRCHGRIGVDEDFKFPVASILGVHSGQKTCRKEVLLVEGEPGQDRKCDLPKDSGLAIEVETCDLDGKGAKEVNNDGASHENGDNANGKEEALSLGFVSKEVVGQLDDTMKEKNRAGVVPPPGKKFVLNRLASEGPPKFSEDPDAVSLPELLYPIETLEQLFIATFTADIPWFLSYCEIPADLPVTIACHNAERCWSSSPDKRTSKPYSDFPKLVVVYPPFPEVIAFGQDLRKAGIGCHHPKLLVLQRRDSLRVVVTSANLVAGQWCRVTNTVWWQDFPRLDVPDYLSLFTTISEEKNNGHLVSDFAAQLAAFMAFLVADVPSQAHWILELTNYDFKGSAGYLVASVPGVHSSRIPSISKPKHFLGGDCLPELCHFKSVGSVEASVAGLSHLFRTSVDLNGARLKKLATYLGKCSENVFGMSEVILKRVSHIPADANAVSILIPNPENPSLGDCVQLGFLPKNFAKWVAPLSDSGLFVFSAYIFSSEVLSAALEGSSSKIQLILHVSQGPSFSAISEIIRGEHVSAICSLIASLQRCWGIWRLQEVLGQFKWPEHLETDFVFGASSIGSINAKFLAAFSAAGGKRSLRLSESEESDPDWGCWSVSQELRSPSIRIIFPTIERVKNARSGISASRRILCFSQKTWHRLKTMRILHDAVPCPGYRIGYPMHVKVARRRFQSRKDASSFGWVYCGSHNFSEAAWGRPVSGSLDKKLNGNKSYSSLCSRLHVSNYELGILFITPPPDAEGKMNQKTNLDDIVLPFVVPPPKYRPVDKPATPQEMREALAEQLQLQSDACEAAKEADECMQEEIPEEEEELIEATDFVVKEKEDEKAYAEKLWSQVDSSENC; from the exons ATGAAATTGTATTCAGATTGTAGTCACCATACAAATTCAAAACGCCATAGACTCGATTTTTCTCTTCTACCATGCAAGAAACCTAGACCAAATGTATTAAATACAGCATATTTACAAATAAAACCACTTGGAATTCCTTTAATTCAAAAAACTACTGGTTCTTCCATTGATACTATACATCTCCAGCCCTATAAACCTTACTCTATTGGCCGTAACTATAGCCGTTGTGATTTCATATTCGAAGACAATCGAGTCAGTAATATTCATTGCCAGATTCTTTTTGACCCACTGAACAAGAAATTGTACTTGTGTGACGGGTTATTTTTTCGTTCGAGAAAGTTTAGGGTTTCATTGAATGGGGTGTTTGTTAATGGGGTTAGAATTGCAAAAGGTGAAGTTGTGGATATTTGTGTCGGTGATGAAGTTTCGTTTGGCTGTGGAAGTCAAGGGACTTGTTGTATGGGTTTACGGATAGGATTTTGTTTGCAAAAGGCGGTCTTTGTTCAGGAAGTTGTTGATAGAAATATAGATGGAAAAAACAATGTATTGCCCGAAGATTGTGCACCGGCTAGGTATGCAAGTTATGCACTAGTTGCTAAAGCAAATGTATTGTTAAATATGTGTAGGGAAATATTAAGTAGCAACTATCCTGTGTCGTGTATCCACAAATGTGTTATTCTTGATTATGGAAAGGGAGTTAGATGTCATGGTAGAATTGGAGTCGATGAGGATTTTAAGTTTCCAGTGGCTAGTATTCTTGGAGTACATTCTGGTCAAAAAACTTGTAGGAAAGAGGTATTGCTTGTCGAGGGTGAACCTGGCCAGGATCGGAAATGTGATCTCCCCAAAGATTCTGGACTTGCTATTGAGGTGGAAACATGTGATCTTGATGGGAAGGGTGCAAAAGAAGTGAATAATGATGGAGCATCTCATGAGAACGGCGACAATGCTAATGGGAAAGAGGAAGCTTTATCTCTGGGGTTTGTGAGCAAGGAGGTTGTTGGTCAACTTGATGATACgatgaaagaaaagaatagaGCTGGTGTTGTTCCACCTCCAGGAAAGAAGTTCGTTTTGAATCGACTGGCTAGTGAAGGGCCACCAAAATTTTCAGAAGATCCTGATGCTGTATCATTGCCAGAGCTTCTTTATCCAATTGAGACTCTTGAACAGCTATTTATTGCAACATTTACTGCTGATATACCATG GTTCCTGTCCTACTGTGAGATTCCAGCTGATCTACCTGTTACAATCGCTTGCCACAATGCTGAAAGGTGTTGGAGTTCCAGTCCTGATAAAAGAACCTCAAAGCCTTACTCAGATTTTCCAAAACTAGTTGTCGT TTATCCCCCATTTCCTGAGGTGATAGCATTTGGTCAAGACCTGAGGAAAGCAGGCATTGGTTGCCATCATCCAAAGTTGCTTGTGTTGCAAAGGAGAGATAGTCTCCGTGTTGTGGTCACATCTGCTAATTTGGTGGCAGGACAG TGGTGCAGAGTGACGAATACAGTCTGGTGGCAGGATTTCCCTCGCCTGGATGTACCAGACTACTTGTCACTTTTCACCACAATATCTGAAGAGAAAAATAATGGACATTTGGTATCTGATTTTGCTGCTCAACTAGCTGCATTTATGGCCTTTTTGGTGGCTGATGTACCGAGTCAGGCCCATTGGATCCTGGAGCTAACAAACTATGACTTTAAAGGAAGTGCTGGCTATCTGGTCGCCTCTGTCCCTGGAGTCCACTCAAGTCGCATTCCTTCTATATCAAAACCAAAACATTTCTTAGGG GGTGATTGTTTGCCAGAGTTATGTCACTTTAAGTCAGTGGGTTCTGTTGAAGCATCAGTGGCTGGTCTAAGTCATCTCTTCCGTACTTCAGTCGATCTTAATGGAGCACGGCTGAAGAAACTTGCAACTTACCTTGGGAAATGCAGTGAAAATGTATTTGGAATGTCAGAGGTTATTCTAAAGCGAGTCTCACATATACCAGCTGATGCAAATGCTGTTAGCATTCTCATACCTAATCCTGAAAATCCTTCTTTAGGGG ATTGTGTTCAACTTGGGTTTCTTCCAAAGAATTTCGCGAAGTGGGTTGCTCCACTCTCGGACAGTGGTCTTTTTGTGTTTTCTGCATAtattttctcaagtgaagttcTTAGTGCTGCTTTAGAGGGAAGCAGCAGCAAAATACAGTTGATACTGCATGTATCACAG GGTCCATCCTTTTCAGCCATTTCAGAAATTATTAGAGGTGAACATGTTTCTGCAATTTGCTCACTAATTGCATCCCTTCAAAGGTGTTGGGGAATCTGGCGGCTTCAAGAG GTTTTGGGCCAGTTCAAATGGCCGGAACATTTAGAAACTGATTTTGTATTTG GTGCATCCTCAATTGGGTCCATCAATGCAAAATTTTTAGCTGCATTTTCAGCAGCAGGTGGAAAGCGGTCATTGAGGCTCTCTGAATCGGAGGAATCAGATCCAGAT TGGGGCTGCTGGAGTGTGAGCCAAGAGTTGAGGAGCCCATCCATTAGAATTATTTTTCCTACCATTGAACGAGTGAAAAATGCAAGAAGTGGAATCTCGGCATCCAGGCGTATATTGTGCTTTTCACAG AAAACTTGGCATCGGTTGAAAACTATGCGCATTCTACATGATGCTGTTCCTTGTCCTGGCTACAGAATTGGGTATCCCATGCATGTCAAG GTTGCTCGAAGAAGATTTCAATCGAGGAAAGATGCATCCTCCTTCGGATGGGTTTATTGTGGATCACACAATTTCAGTGAAGCTGCATGGGGGCGTCCGGTTTCTGGTTCACTTGACAAGAAACTCAATGGAAATAAAAGTTATTCTAGTTTATGTTCGAGACTTCATGTCTCTAACTATGAACTAGGTATCTTATTCATTACTCCCCCTCCAGATGCTGAAGGCAAGATGAACCAAAAGACGAACTTGGACGATATAGTTTTACCCTTTGTGGTTCCTCCACCAAAATACAGGCCTGTAGACAAACCTGCTACCCCACAGGAGATGAGGGAGGCATTGGCTGAGCAACTTCAGTTGCAGAGTGATGCATGTGAGGCAGCAAAAGAGGCAGACGAGTGTATGCAGGAAGAAATTCCTGAGGAGGAAGAGGAATTGATTGAGGCTACTGACTTTGTTGTTAAGGAGAAAGAAGATGAGAAAGCTTATGCTGAGAAACTATGGAGTCAAGTTGATTCCTCCGAGAACTGTTAG
- the LOC132045102 gene encoding uncharacterized protein LOC132045102 isoform X2, with the protein MKLYSDCSHHTNSKRHRLDFSLLPCKKPRPNVLNTAYLQIKPLGIPLIQKTTGSSIDTIHLQPYKPYSIGRNYSRCDFIFEDNRVSNIHCQILFDPLNKKLYLCDGLFFRSRKFRVSLNGVFVNGVRIAKGEVVDICVGDEVSFGCGSQGTCCMGLRIGFCLQKAVFVQEVVDRNIDGKNNVLPEDCAPARYASYALVAKANVLLNMCREILSSNYPVSCIHKCVILDYGKGVRCHGRIGVDEDFKFPVASILGVHSGQKTCRKEVLLVEGEPGQDRKCDLPKDSGLAIEVETCDLDGKGAKEVNNDGASHENGDNANGKEEALSLGFVSKEVVGQLDDTMKEKNRAGVVPPPGKKFVLNRLASEGPPKFSEDPDAVSLPELLYPIETLEQLFIATFTADIPWFLSYCEIPADLPVTIACHNAERCWSSSPDKRTSKPYSDFPKLVVVYPPFPEVIAFGQDLRKAGIGCHHPKLLVLQRRDSLRVVVTSANLVAGQWCRVTNTVWWQDFPRLDVPDYLSLFTTISEEKNNGHLVSDFAAQLAAFMAFLVADVPSQAHWILELTNYDFKGSAGYLVASVPGVHSSRIPSISKPKHFLGGDCLPELCHFKSVGSVEASVAGLSHLFRTSVDLNGARLKKLATYLGKCSENVFGMSEVILKRVSHIPADANAVSILIPNPENPSLGDCVQLGFLPKNFAKWVAPLSDSGLFVFSAYIFSSEVLSAALEGSSSKIQLILHVSQGPSFSAISEIIRGEHVSAICSLIASLQRCWGIWRLQEVLGQFKWPEHLETDFVFGASSIGSINAKFLAAFSAAGGKRSLRLSESEESDPDWGCWSVSQELRSPSIRIIFPTIERVKNARSGISASRRILCFSQVARRRFQSRKDASSFGWVYCGSHNFSEAAWGRPVSGSLDKKLNGNKSYSSLCSRLHVSNYELGILFITPPPDAEGKMNQKTNLDDIVLPFVVPPPKYRPVDKPATPQEMREALAEQLQLQSDACEAAKEADECMQEEIPEEEEELIEATDFVVKEKEDEKAYAEKLWSQVDSSENC; encoded by the exons ATGAAATTGTATTCAGATTGTAGTCACCATACAAATTCAAAACGCCATAGACTCGATTTTTCTCTTCTACCATGCAAGAAACCTAGACCAAATGTATTAAATACAGCATATTTACAAATAAAACCACTTGGAATTCCTTTAATTCAAAAAACTACTGGTTCTTCCATTGATACTATACATCTCCAGCCCTATAAACCTTACTCTATTGGCCGTAACTATAGCCGTTGTGATTTCATATTCGAAGACAATCGAGTCAGTAATATTCATTGCCAGATTCTTTTTGACCCACTGAACAAGAAATTGTACTTGTGTGACGGGTTATTTTTTCGTTCGAGAAAGTTTAGGGTTTCATTGAATGGGGTGTTTGTTAATGGGGTTAGAATTGCAAAAGGTGAAGTTGTGGATATTTGTGTCGGTGATGAAGTTTCGTTTGGCTGTGGAAGTCAAGGGACTTGTTGTATGGGTTTACGGATAGGATTTTGTTTGCAAAAGGCGGTCTTTGTTCAGGAAGTTGTTGATAGAAATATAGATGGAAAAAACAATGTATTGCCCGAAGATTGTGCACCGGCTAGGTATGCAAGTTATGCACTAGTTGCTAAAGCAAATGTATTGTTAAATATGTGTAGGGAAATATTAAGTAGCAACTATCCTGTGTCGTGTATCCACAAATGTGTTATTCTTGATTATGGAAAGGGAGTTAGATGTCATGGTAGAATTGGAGTCGATGAGGATTTTAAGTTTCCAGTGGCTAGTATTCTTGGAGTACATTCTGGTCAAAAAACTTGTAGGAAAGAGGTATTGCTTGTCGAGGGTGAACCTGGCCAGGATCGGAAATGTGATCTCCCCAAAGATTCTGGACTTGCTATTGAGGTGGAAACATGTGATCTTGATGGGAAGGGTGCAAAAGAAGTGAATAATGATGGAGCATCTCATGAGAACGGCGACAATGCTAATGGGAAAGAGGAAGCTTTATCTCTGGGGTTTGTGAGCAAGGAGGTTGTTGGTCAACTTGATGATACgatgaaagaaaagaatagaGCTGGTGTTGTTCCACCTCCAGGAAAGAAGTTCGTTTTGAATCGACTGGCTAGTGAAGGGCCACCAAAATTTTCAGAAGATCCTGATGCTGTATCATTGCCAGAGCTTCTTTATCCAATTGAGACTCTTGAACAGCTATTTATTGCAACATTTACTGCTGATATACCATG GTTCCTGTCCTACTGTGAGATTCCAGCTGATCTACCTGTTACAATCGCTTGCCACAATGCTGAAAGGTGTTGGAGTTCCAGTCCTGATAAAAGAACCTCAAAGCCTTACTCAGATTTTCCAAAACTAGTTGTCGT TTATCCCCCATTTCCTGAGGTGATAGCATTTGGTCAAGACCTGAGGAAAGCAGGCATTGGTTGCCATCATCCAAAGTTGCTTGTGTTGCAAAGGAGAGATAGTCTCCGTGTTGTGGTCACATCTGCTAATTTGGTGGCAGGACAG TGGTGCAGAGTGACGAATACAGTCTGGTGGCAGGATTTCCCTCGCCTGGATGTACCAGACTACTTGTCACTTTTCACCACAATATCTGAAGAGAAAAATAATGGACATTTGGTATCTGATTTTGCTGCTCAACTAGCTGCATTTATGGCCTTTTTGGTGGCTGATGTACCGAGTCAGGCCCATTGGATCCTGGAGCTAACAAACTATGACTTTAAAGGAAGTGCTGGCTATCTGGTCGCCTCTGTCCCTGGAGTCCACTCAAGTCGCATTCCTTCTATATCAAAACCAAAACATTTCTTAGGG GGTGATTGTTTGCCAGAGTTATGTCACTTTAAGTCAGTGGGTTCTGTTGAAGCATCAGTGGCTGGTCTAAGTCATCTCTTCCGTACTTCAGTCGATCTTAATGGAGCACGGCTGAAGAAACTTGCAACTTACCTTGGGAAATGCAGTGAAAATGTATTTGGAATGTCAGAGGTTATTCTAAAGCGAGTCTCACATATACCAGCTGATGCAAATGCTGTTAGCATTCTCATACCTAATCCTGAAAATCCTTCTTTAGGGG ATTGTGTTCAACTTGGGTTTCTTCCAAAGAATTTCGCGAAGTGGGTTGCTCCACTCTCGGACAGTGGTCTTTTTGTGTTTTCTGCATAtattttctcaagtgaagttcTTAGTGCTGCTTTAGAGGGAAGCAGCAGCAAAATACAGTTGATACTGCATGTATCACAG GGTCCATCCTTTTCAGCCATTTCAGAAATTATTAGAGGTGAACATGTTTCTGCAATTTGCTCACTAATTGCATCCCTTCAAAGGTGTTGGGGAATCTGGCGGCTTCAAGAG GTTTTGGGCCAGTTCAAATGGCCGGAACATTTAGAAACTGATTTTGTATTTG GTGCATCCTCAATTGGGTCCATCAATGCAAAATTTTTAGCTGCATTTTCAGCAGCAGGTGGAAAGCGGTCATTGAGGCTCTCTGAATCGGAGGAATCAGATCCAGAT TGGGGCTGCTGGAGTGTGAGCCAAGAGTTGAGGAGCCCATCCATTAGAATTATTTTTCCTACCATTGAACGAGTGAAAAATGCAAGAAGTGGAATCTCGGCATCCAGGCGTATATTGTGCTTTTCACAG GTTGCTCGAAGAAGATTTCAATCGAGGAAAGATGCATCCTCCTTCGGATGGGTTTATTGTGGATCACACAATTTCAGTGAAGCTGCATGGGGGCGTCCGGTTTCTGGTTCACTTGACAAGAAACTCAATGGAAATAAAAGTTATTCTAGTTTATGTTCGAGACTTCATGTCTCTAACTATGAACTAGGTATCTTATTCATTACTCCCCCTCCAGATGCTGAAGGCAAGATGAACCAAAAGACGAACTTGGACGATATAGTTTTACCCTTTGTGGTTCCTCCACCAAAATACAGGCCTGTAGACAAACCTGCTACCCCACAGGAGATGAGGGAGGCATTGGCTGAGCAACTTCAGTTGCAGAGTGATGCATGTGAGGCAGCAAAAGAGGCAGACGAGTGTATGCAGGAAGAAATTCCTGAGGAGGAAGAGGAATTGATTGAGGCTACTGACTTTGTTGTTAAGGAGAAAGAAGATGAGAAAGCTTATGCTGAGAAACTATGGAGTCAAGTTGATTCCTCCGAGAACTGTTAG